The proteins below are encoded in one region of Engystomops pustulosus chromosome 8, aEngPut4.maternal, whole genome shotgun sequence:
- the WIPF1 gene encoding WAS/WASL-interacting protein family member 1 — MPVPPPPPPPPPPTLALANTEKPILNKSEQSGRNALLSDIHKGRKLKKAVTNDRSGPSLDKPKTSPGGGSGGMGGGGGGGGGGGGGGFGGPPALGGLFQGGMPKLRPSGSRESESPGSRAPIFPPGGRMTSPRPFTPPSSSQRGPPPPSLGIRSPAPEPQRNRMPPPPRNDFHSRSENAPPAVPNTPRPISSNLHNRGPPPVPAPNRQINSPPMVPSPSSNKAHGFGGNSRQSPSIPPPLPSMNRPFLPQTPSRTMDDRPPPPPTGNRPPLSRDLPPPPPPQNNKPLVPNTPRPTPSSQGPPLPPGRPGPPPPLPPTPSNFDDMPRLPQRNSSLASLSSASPPIPPPARSGPPPPPPSMDRPPPPTREPSGRSGQVPPPPPPANRNGYGHRGSIGLPPPSRPGIEPPRGVARPPPPPERPGLGPLPPPPPHSSMRNGFQDSSSEDEWERRFSFHPFSDLPPPDPFVPSHKTYPSKLMRNESRSGSTRKERGAPPLPPIPR, encoded by the exons GCAAACACAGAGAAGCCTATTCTCAACAAATCAGAGCAGTCTGGAAGAAATGCTCTATTGTCAGATATTCACAAAGGTAGAAAGCTTAAGAAGGCGGTTACCAATGACAGAAGTGGTCCGTCCCTGGACA AACCAAAAACATCTCCTGGAGGTGGTAGTGGAGGtatgggaggaggtggaggaggaggaggaggtggtggaggtggagggtttggaggacctcctgcattAGGCGGCTTGTTTCAAGGTGGGATGCCAAAACTACGCCCATCAGGAAGCCGGGAAAGTG AATCACCGGGGAGTAGAGCTCCGATTTTTCCACCAGGTGGCAGAATGACATCTCCTAGGCCATTTACTCCACCAAGCAGCTCTCAAAGAGGACCTCCGCCTCCGTCATTAGGAATAAGGAGTCCTGCTCCTGAGCCTCAAAGAAATCGTATGCCTCCACCTCCAAGGAATGATTTTCATTCTAGGTCAGAAAATGCTCCACCTGCGGTACCGAATACACCCAGGCCGATCAGTTCAAACCTTCACAACAGAGGACCCCCACCAGTGCCAGCTCCAAATAGGCAAATTAACTCACCGCCTATGGTTCCTTCTCCATCATCTAATAAGGCGCATGGATTTGGAGGAAACAGTAGACAATCTCCATCAATACCTCCACCACTTCCATCCATGAATAGACCGTTTCTTCCACAAACACCAAGTAGGACCATGGATGACAGACCACCGCCTCCTCCTACAGGAAACCGGCCACCTCTTTCCAGAGATTTACCCCCACCTCCACCACCTCAAAACAATAAGCCACTTGTCCCCAACACACCTAGACCGACTCCATCTTCCCAGGGACCGCCTCTTCCACCCGGAAGgccagggcctcctcctcctttaccacCTACCCCTTCTAACTTTGATGACATGCCAAGACTTCCTCAAAGAAATTCATCTTTGGCATCCTTGTCTTCTGCATCACCACCCATCCCACCTCCTGCACGGTCTGGCCCACCACCACCTCCGCCTTCAATGGACAGGCCACCACCACCAACAAGAGAGCCATCCGGAAGATCAG GGCAagttcctcctccacctcctcccgccAACAGAAATGGATATGGTCATCGAGGGTCAATAGGCCTTCCACCTCCTTCCAGACCAGGAATTGAACCCCCTAGAGGTGTTGCCAGGCCTCCACCACCTCCGGAAAGGCCAGGCTTAggacctctgcctcctcctccaccacattCATCAATGAGAAATGGTTTCCAAGACTCCTCTAGTGAAG ATGAATGGGAGAGAAGATTTTCATTTCATCCATTTTCGGATCTGCCACCACCAGACCCTTTTGTACCATCACATAAAACCTATCCCAGCAAACTTATGAGAAATGAAAGTCGAA GTGGCTCTACCAGAAAAGAGCGAGGTGCTCCTCCTTTGCCTCCAATTCCCAGGTGA